GACAAGGACCCGGACCTCAAGGCGAAGTTCCTGCCCTCCGTGTTCAACAGCGCGGCGGTGGACGGCACGTCCTACGGAATCCCCATGCGCGGCACCCAGCCCGTGCTGCTCTTCAACAACGGCAAGGTCCTCAAGAAGGCGGGCGTCGAACCCCCGCAGACCTGGGACGACCTGCTGGCGGCGGTCAAGGCGCTCAAGGCCGACGGCGTCACCCCGATCGCGCTGGGCGGCGGCGACCGGTGGCCGACACTGATGTGGTTCGAGTACCTCTACGACCGAATCGCCGGGCCCGAGCTCTTCCAGAAGGCGCTGGACGGCGACAAGGACGCCTGGGCGAGCCCCGACAGCCGGCAGGCGCTGGGCAAGATCAGGGAGCTGGTGGACGCCGGTGCCTTCGGCACCAACTACGACTCGGTGAAGTTCACCGACCAGGGTTCCCCCACGCTCCTGGCGACCGGCCGGGCCGGCTTCGAGCTGATGGGCTCGTGGGAGTACTCGACCCAGCAGGACGCGCACCCGGAGTTCGCCGAGAGCGACCTCGGCTACAGCGCCTTCCCCTCCGTCGAGGGAGGCAAGGGCGACCGGGCGAACCTCGTCGGCAACACCAACAACTTCTACTCCGTGCTGAAGAAGACGAAGCGCCCGGAGGCCGTCGCCGAGTTCCTGAAGCTCATGTACTCGGACCAGTTCGTCAAGGCGCAGCTCTCCATCGGTAACCTGCCGACCACGACCAACACGGAAGGGCTCCTGGACACCGCCGCCAGCCCCGAGTTCGCGAAGTTCCAGTACGACATGGTCAAGGAGGCCCCGGCGTTCCAGCTCTCCTGGGACCAGGCGTACCCGCAGTCCGCGGCCACCGCGATGTACCAGGCCCTCCAGCAGTTCTTCAACGGCTCGATGGACGAGGACGCCTTCATCAAGGCCATGCAGGCGCTGCCGACCTCGTGAGCTCACCGACATCCGGAC
This DNA window, taken from Streptomyces griseus subsp. griseus, encodes the following:
- a CDS encoding ABC transporter substrate-binding protein → MKQRARFSRTAVVGGAALALVLSLSGCGGGSDAADGDTIHVLVYGDAANKVEKELVATFNKTSKVKAVLDTIPGADYQAKLQTIINSKQAPDVFFNWGGGSIKPFVDAGLLLPLDPFIDKDPDLKAKFLPSVFNSAAVDGTSYGIPMRGTQPVLLFNNGKVLKKAGVEPPQTWDDLLAAVKALKADGVTPIALGGGDRWPTLMWFEYLYDRIAGPELFQKALDGDKDAWASPDSRQALGKIRELVDAGAFGTNYDSVKFTDQGSPTLLATGRAGFELMGSWEYSTQQDAHPEFAESDLGYSAFPSVEGGKGDRANLVGNTNNFYSVLKKTKRPEAVAEFLKLMYSDQFVKAQLSIGNLPTTTNTEGLLDTAASPEFAKFQYDMVKEAPAFQLSWDQAYPQSAATAMYQALQQFFNGSMDEDAFIKAMQALPTS